In the genome of Cellvibrio sp. KY-YJ-3, one region contains:
- a CDS encoding lysozyme inhibitor LprI family protein, producing the protein MISTKSFKNPTLLFIKYIVIVFALFSSSVNAIDNPDAPDLVSEFEVREKPLIDSAENSAGYRPGLVAYTDYLEFLDKELNVIYKTLQAKLPIDKQQQLKQSQIAWLKYRDLEFALIESTWTKADFGTSSSITRGQFKAAIVRNRIIQLMHYTRTF; encoded by the coding sequence ATGATAAGTACAAAATCTTTCAAAAACCCAACTTTATTATTTATAAAATATATCGTAATTGTATTCGCACTGTTTAGTAGTTCTGTTAACGCTATTGATAATCCTGATGCACCAGATCTGGTCTCAGAATTCGAGGTCAGAGAAAAACCGTTAATTGATTCAGCAGAAAATTCAGCGGGATATCGCCCAGGTTTGGTTGCCTATACAGATTATCTGGAATTTTTAGATAAAGAACTCAATGTAATATACAAAACTCTCCAAGCAAAATTGCCTATAGATAAACAGCAGCAATTAAAGCAGTCACAAATTGCTTGGTTAAAATACCGGGATCTGGAATTTGCACTAATCGAAAGTACATGGACAAAAGCCGATTTTGGAACTTCATCCAGTATTACTCGCGGTCAATTTAAAGCAGCCATAGTCCGCAATCGAATAATTCAACTAATGCACTACACAAGAACTTTCTAA
- a CDS encoding glycoside hydrolase family protein encodes MLARLNQSVGQGGFNIRNDVLLVQKLLNKHTIPGASGVLREDGIVGIKTITRIELFQKHIVKMIRADGRIDPNGKSFKLLRELKANTSQVDLRLTKILTLSSRGVSLLKSIEDLALKPYDDQTGKDITEWVKGATIGYGHLIASSDWDKYKNGISEAAASSLFNSDLRPFIQTVKNKVTTSLKQNEFDALVILAFNIGVFNFSTSSVLKLINDPEAKTSYANLEAAWKAWNKSQGKEIRGLKNRRQAEWDIYSKNIYKQW; translated from the coding sequence ATGTTGGCAAGATTAAATCAATCTGTTGGGCAAGGCGGTTTCAATATTCGAAACGACGTACTACTTGTTCAAAAACTCCTAAATAAGCATACTATTCCCGGAGCGTCTGGCGTTCTTAGGGAAGATGGTATTGTCGGCATAAAAACAATCACCAGAATTGAACTGTTTCAAAAGCATATTGTGAAAATGATTAGGGCAGATGGACGAATTGACCCTAACGGGAAAAGCTTTAAACTACTTCGTGAATTAAAAGCTAACACTTCGCAAGTTGATTTGAGATTAACAAAAATATTAACTCTTAGCTCAAGAGGTGTAAGCTTGCTCAAATCTATTGAGGATTTAGCGCTCAAACCTTATGACGATCAAACAGGTAAAGACATCACCGAGTGGGTAAAAGGAGCAACCATTGGTTATGGTCATTTAATTGCTAGTTCAGATTGGGATAAGTACAAAAATGGTATTTCAGAAGCAGCTGCATCGTCACTTTTCAATTCGGATTTGAGGCCGTTTATCCAAACAGTTAAAAACAAAGTTACCACTTCACTCAAACAAAATGAGTTTGATGCTCTTGTGATTCTTGCTTTCAATATTGGCGTTTTCAACTTTTCTACTTCTTCCGTGCTGAAGCTAATAAACGACCCTGAAGCGAAAACATCTTATGCAAACTTAGAGGCGGCTTGGAAAGCTTGGAATAAATCCCAAGGAAAAGAGATACGTGGATTGAAAAATCGACGTCAAGCAGAGTGGGACATTTACAGTAAAAATATTTACAAACAATGGTGA
- a CDS encoding type II restriction endonuclease, protein MSDFGKLNDYIVGAAVKRLTAVECDPERSNGHEINAGKMKFFLGADARQDIPTHFIRLTDDPEDTTTLESTCSWWFRDRTNQGKGKEYRLYYKNNPAIDFAEIGDPLIVAMKHDQTLIFITSPKGSQSELELYEIFGDEFTESLKALDFSDNEETMSSTKRFILEELGFEIKSDFEKNYLEEIIKKFGSLTFPNTKAFSDFARDVGGSLKDFSSADEAIIKWWDTEEAMFRQLEGALIKERLSQGLNSVEEFLQFSQSIIQRRSSRAGHALENHLSNIFDASKISYSWGAITENKKRPDFLFPSITHYSNTVFPSEKLNMLGVKTTCKDRWRQVLTEANKITHKHLFTLQPKISPNQTEEMIASNLRLVIPKSIHSTYTEKQREWLLDFDSFLNIVKKNQA, encoded by the coding sequence ATGTCTGACTTTGGAAAATTAAATGATTATATTGTTGGCGCAGCTGTAAAACGCTTAACAGCTGTAGAATGCGATCCTGAGCGATCAAATGGACATGAAATTAACGCTGGAAAAATGAAATTTTTCCTTGGTGCAGATGCCAGGCAAGATATACCTACACACTTTATTAGATTAACTGATGACCCAGAAGATACCACAACCTTAGAATCGACATGTTCTTGGTGGTTTAGAGATAGAACTAATCAGGGCAAAGGAAAAGAATATCGCTTATATTATAAAAACAACCCTGCCATCGATTTTGCTGAAATTGGCGACCCTTTAATTGTTGCAATGAAACATGATCAAACACTTATTTTCATAACATCCCCTAAAGGTTCCCAATCTGAACTGGAGTTATACGAAATCTTCGGTGATGAGTTCACAGAAAGTCTTAAAGCATTAGACTTTTCTGACAATGAAGAAACCATGAGTTCAACAAAAAGATTTATTCTAGAAGAGCTTGGATTTGAAATTAAGTCGGATTTCGAAAAAAATTATTTAGAGGAAATAATTAAAAAATTTGGCAGCCTAACATTTCCAAACACAAAAGCTTTTTCTGATTTTGCCAGAGATGTAGGCGGTTCGTTAAAAGACTTCTCTTCAGCTGATGAAGCAATTATTAAATGGTGGGATACAGAAGAAGCAATGTTTCGACAACTTGAGGGAGCTTTAATTAAAGAGAGACTTAGTCAGGGACTAAACAGTGTGGAAGAATTTTTACAGTTTTCACAAAGCATTATTCAAAGGAGAAGTTCTCGGGCTGGCCACGCATTGGAAAATCACTTGTCAAATATTTTTGATGCTTCAAAAATATCATATTCATGGGGCGCAATAACAGAGAACAAAAAAAGACCTGATTTTTTATTTCCTTCAATCACGCATTATTCAAATACTGTTTTTCCATCTGAAAAGCTCAATATGCTTGGAGTAAAAACAACCTGTAAGGATAGATGGAGGCAAGTTTTAACTGAAGCAAATAAAATTACTCACAAACATTTATTTACTTTGCAGCCAAAGATATCACCTAACCAAACAGAAGAAATGATAGCTTCAAATTTACGACTAGTAATACCCAAATCTATTCATTCAACCTATACAGAAAAGCAGCGCGAATGGCTTTTAGACTTTGATAGCTTTCTCAATATTGTAAAGAAAAACCAAGCTTGA
- a CDS encoding tryptophan halogenase family protein, with protein MSQKIKKVVIAGGGTSGWCTAVALSRQLGTLLDITLIESAEIGTVGVGEATFPTICSFHKIHGIDEQEFLSATLGSIKLGISFENWARKGDRYIHPFGSFGKASWIGDFYHYWLAAKARGYEGELEDTCFELQAAKAHKFSITENPKLNYAYHFDASLYAKFLRRLSEEKGVRRVEGKIVQVKQHADSGFIEYVVLESGACIEGDLFIDCTGFRGLLIEETLKAGYEKWGHWLRNDSAVALQTEFSGDIPPYTRAIAHDSGWQWKIPLQHRQGTGHVYSSAYISDEAARNTLLENLDGDIRAELRLLKFNTGRRKQAWVKNCVAIGLAGGFVEPLESTSIHLIQIGVSRLLQLFPFEGCNEHLIRRYNKMSHAEYENVRDFIILHYKATERDDTPYWRDCRDMTIPDSLAERIELFKQTGHVHHETNEVFGVTSWLQVMIGQRITPQGYSHFPHVISDEQIVAGLMSMKSKIAKTLEKIPSHADFLKSYCAVK; from the coding sequence ATGTCTCAAAAAATAAAAAAGGTGGTAATTGCTGGTGGTGGAACATCAGGCTGGTGTACGGCTGTTGCGTTGTCGCGCCAACTCGGTACCTTGCTCGATATCACATTGATTGAATCTGCTGAAATAGGCACTGTGGGTGTAGGTGAAGCGACATTTCCGACCATCTGTTCTTTCCACAAAATTCATGGCATTGATGAGCAGGAATTTTTAAGTGCGACCCTGGGTAGTATCAAGCTGGGTATTTCTTTTGAAAACTGGGCGCGCAAGGGGGACAGGTATATCCACCCGTTTGGCTCATTCGGAAAAGCCTCGTGGATTGGTGATTTTTACCATTACTGGCTGGCCGCCAAAGCGCGCGGTTATGAAGGTGAACTTGAGGATACATGCTTTGAGTTACAAGCCGCTAAAGCACATAAATTTTCAATCACTGAAAATCCAAAACTCAATTACGCCTATCATTTTGATGCAAGTCTTTACGCGAAATTTTTACGCAGACTGAGTGAAGAAAAAGGTGTGCGTCGTGTTGAAGGAAAAATTGTTCAGGTCAAGCAACATGCCGATAGCGGTTTTATTGAATATGTCGTGCTGGAGTCAGGTGCTTGTATTGAAGGCGATTTATTTATCGATTGCACAGGGTTCCGTGGCTTACTGATTGAAGAGACATTAAAGGCCGGTTATGAGAAGTGGGGGCATTGGCTGCGCAATGATAGCGCCGTAGCGTTACAGACAGAATTTTCCGGTGATATTCCACCTTATACACGTGCTATTGCCCACGATAGTGGTTGGCAGTGGAAAATTCCGTTGCAACATCGCCAAGGCACGGGACATGTTTACTCCAGTGCATATATTTCTGATGAAGCCGCCAGAAATACCTTGTTAGAGAATCTGGATGGCGATATTCGTGCGGAACTTCGCCTGCTTAAATTTAACACCGGGCGTCGCAAGCAAGCTTGGGTCAAAAATTGTGTTGCTATAGGTTTGGCGGGTGGATTTGTGGAGCCACTGGAGTCAACCAGCATACATTTGATCCAAATAGGCGTGAGCAGACTACTACAGCTATTTCCATTTGAAGGATGCAATGAGCATTTGATTCGTCGCTATAATAAGATGTCGCATGCTGAGTATGAAAATGTGCGCGATTTCATTATATTGCATTACAAAGCGACAGAGCGCGATGACACTCCCTATTGGCGCGACTGCCGGGATATGACCATTCCTGATTCGCTTGCGGAAAGAATTGAATTATTCAAACAAACCGGCCATGTGCACCATGAGACAAATGAAGTTTTTGGTGTAACTTCCTGGCTACAGGTGATGATAGGACAGCGCATAACGCCACAAGGATATAGTCATTTCCCACATGTCATAAGTGATGAGCAAATTGTTGCCGGACTTATGTCTATGAAATCGAAAATTGCAAAAACCCTCGAAAAAATCCCGTCACATGCAGATTTTTTAAAATCCTATTGTGCCGTGAAGTGA
- a CDS encoding PEP-CTERM sorting domain-containing protein, translated as MKIKQLISLGAAALFSVGANAGIIFQDNFDAEAGAAGTSTLNYNAFSNWSVSGGSVDVVANTNGWGITCAGGSGKCVDLDGSSGNAGILTSSLLSLAAGTYNLSFDISGNQRGGSADSFTLALGGFLSESFTLSPTAPWQTVTRSFTVSSNTANSIVFNHAGGDNIGIMLDNVSLSKTEVPAPGTLALFGLGLIGLGFARRNARK; from the coding sequence ATGAAAATCAAACAACTCATCAGCCTTGGCGCAGCCGCACTTTTCAGTGTTGGCGCCAACGCAGGCATCATTTTTCAGGACAACTTTGACGCAGAAGCAGGTGCAGCAGGCACTTCCACCCTCAACTACAACGCGTTCAGCAACTGGAGTGTATCCGGCGGTAGCGTTGATGTCGTCGCCAATACCAACGGCTGGGGCATCACCTGTGCGGGCGGTAGCGGTAAATGTGTGGATCTGGACGGTTCAAGTGGTAATGCCGGCATACTGACCAGCTCGCTCTTGTCACTTGCCGCAGGTACTTACAACCTGAGCTTCGACATTTCCGGCAACCAACGTGGCGGATCTGCGGACAGCTTCACCCTGGCCCTGGGTGGATTCCTGAGTGAATCATTCACCCTGAGCCCCACCGCGCCATGGCAAACCGTGACCCGCAGCTTCACCGTAAGCAGCAACACTGCTAACTCCATCGTGTTTAACCACGCTGGCGGCGACAACATCGGCATCATGCTCGACAACGTCTCCCTGAGCAAAACCGAAGTTCCAGCACCAGGCACTCTTGCGCTGTTCGGTTTAGGTTTGATCGGTTTAGGTTTTGCCCGTCGTAACGCGCGCAAATAA
- a CDS encoding tetratricopeptide repeat protein, with translation MNTVKGMWLSLLLCCSLVGQLAHADQQQALLELAELLAEAISTNDYAAVDQRFDHAGFAKLTIEKMQLSASESKSVKKQLLSSMNLSSILGKGLSAYDPKNLGVKVIGIVRDKNESLPVVRVSFPEGGTNYYELRVKKLKNQYFIYDIFIRANSQYISETIGQAIVMMMGLPSSWIATLAYPEGSRKEVVRLISEANAAQAKGEFQLAFDRLQELPQSVQEEDVVNLMMVMVSSQLGDDIYRRELSIFAERQAENPRYNFMLIDHYYYMGQYKKALNAVEKMLKRYPGDAALMQLKAVIYLEQKDYKKADDLLLLSQQLEPEFEDTYWTGVTVNLRKKDYARMIYWLEQLEQQSGVQFEAANFEGDETYKEFINSDEFLHWMTHKSI, from the coding sequence ATGAATACTGTGAAAGGAATGTGGTTATCACTCCTGCTGTGTTGCTCACTGGTCGGCCAGTTGGCCCATGCGGATCAGCAACAAGCGCTACTTGAACTGGCAGAACTCTTGGCGGAAGCCATTAGCACTAATGATTATGCTGCCGTGGACCAGCGTTTTGATCATGCCGGTTTTGCCAAACTCACTATCGAAAAAATGCAATTGTCTGCCAGTGAGTCAAAAAGTGTAAAAAAACAATTATTGAGTAGCATGAATCTGAGCTCCATTCTTGGCAAGGGGCTGAGCGCCTATGACCCAAAAAATCTGGGTGTAAAAGTAATTGGTATCGTGCGCGATAAAAACGAATCGCTACCGGTGGTACGCGTTAGTTTTCCGGAAGGCGGAACCAATTATTATGAGTTACGGGTTAAAAAACTAAAAAACCAATATTTTATCTACGATATTTTTATTCGCGCCAACAGTCAGTACATCAGTGAAACCATAGGTCAGGCAATAGTAATGATGATGGGTTTACCGTCGAGTTGGATTGCCACACTTGCCTACCCCGAAGGTTCGCGCAAGGAAGTCGTCCGGCTCATTAGCGAAGCAAATGCAGCGCAGGCAAAAGGCGAATTCCAATTAGCCTTTGACCGTTTACAGGAATTGCCGCAAAGCGTGCAAGAAGAGGACGTCGTAAACCTGATGATGGTGATGGTGAGTAGTCAATTGGGCGATGACATTTATCGCCGGGAACTCTCCATTTTTGCTGAGCGCCAAGCTGAAAATCCACGCTACAACTTTATGCTCATCGATCATTACTACTACATGGGTCAATACAAAAAGGCGCTCAACGCCGTAGAAAAAATGCTCAAACGCTACCCCGGTGATGCCGCGTTAATGCAGCTGAAAGCGGTCATTTACCTGGAACAAAAGGACTACAAAAAAGCGGATGATTTGCTACTGCTCTCCCAGCAATTGGAACCCGAATTTGAAGACACCTACTGGACGGGTGTAACGGTCAATTTACGGAAAAAAGATTACGCAAGAATGATCTATTGGTTGGAACAATTGGAACAACAATCCGGTGTGCAATTTGAAGCGGCGAATTTTGAGGGTGACGAAACCTACAAGGAATTCATCAACAGCGATGAATTCCTGCATTGGATGACTCACAAATCCATCTGA
- the dcm gene encoding DNA (cytosine-5-)-methyltransferase → MNDIHPLHLLREARAIYSQSDLADILGVDVRTIRRWEVRENEPPPYLSDAIRQRILPLISAQTNKDYPFTFIDLFAGIGGIRMGFEKFGGHCVFTSEWNTFSQKTYLANFPADETHMFAGDITQVDEADVPDHDVLLAGFPCQPFSIAGVSKKNALGRPHGFECTTQGTLFFDVARIIAKKKPKAFLLENVKNLVSHDKGNTFKIILQTLREELGYEVHYRVIDGQHFTPQHRERIIIVGFRDKNDFSWDKLKLPSNGPRLSSILHSQDGNEKVEEPYTVGDKGKINPKYTLTENLWAYLQAYKEKHSAAGNGFGFGLVTGDSVTRTLSARYYKDGSEILVSQGSRKRPRRLTPRECARLMGYPDSFKIPVSDTQAYKQFGNSVVVPVIAEVARIVTPYVINEVKIDKNQQSKVK, encoded by the coding sequence ATGAATGACATTCACCCTTTACATCTACTGCGTGAAGCAAGGGCAATATATAGCCAGAGTGATTTAGCGGACATTCTTGGTGTCGATGTGAGAACAATAAGGCGCTGGGAAGTCAGAGAAAATGAACCGCCACCCTACTTGTCGGATGCAATCCGTCAGCGCATTTTGCCGCTAATCTCGGCACAAACAAACAAAGACTACCCTTTTACGTTTATTGATTTATTCGCCGGGATCGGTGGAATAAGGATGGGATTCGAAAAATTTGGAGGGCACTGTGTCTTTACAAGTGAATGGAACACCTTTTCGCAAAAAACCTATCTTGCCAATTTCCCTGCGGACGAAACACATATGTTTGCTGGCGACATAACCCAAGTCGATGAAGCTGATGTGCCTGACCATGACGTTTTATTAGCGGGCTTTCCTTGTCAACCATTTAGCATTGCTGGAGTTTCAAAGAAAAATGCTCTTGGCCGACCACATGGCTTTGAGTGTACAACTCAAGGCACTTTGTTTTTCGATGTCGCTCGTATCATTGCCAAGAAAAAACCAAAAGCATTTCTTCTAGAAAATGTTAAAAATCTAGTTTCACATGACAAAGGAAATACATTTAAGATTATTTTACAAACATTGCGTGAAGAGCTTGGCTACGAAGTTCATTATAGAGTGATAGATGGTCAGCACTTTACACCTCAGCATCGAGAGAGAATTATTATTGTTGGATTTAGAGATAAAAATGATTTCTCGTGGGATAAACTAAAACTACCATCGAATGGCCCACGCTTATCCTCAATTCTGCACTCGCAAGATGGAAACGAAAAAGTAGAAGAGCCTTATACAGTTGGCGATAAAGGTAAAATAAATCCAAAGTACACATTAACTGAAAACTTGTGGGCGTACCTTCAAGCATATAAAGAAAAACATAGTGCTGCAGGCAATGGCTTTGGATTTGGATTAGTAACCGGTGATAGCGTTACGCGAACTTTATCAGCACGTTACTATAAAGATGGATCAGAAATTCTTGTTTCACAAGGATCGCGAAAGCGTCCGCGCCGCTTAACTCCTCGTGAATGCGCCAGACTGATGGGTTATCCAGATTCTTTTAAAATTCCTGTTAGTGATACACAAGCTTATAAGCAATTTGGCAACAGTGTTGTTGTTCCTGTAATCGCTGAAGTAGCTAGAATAGTAACTCCATATGTAATCAATGAAGTGAAAATCGATAAAAATCAGCAAAGTAAGGTTAAATAA
- a CDS encoding DUF2157 domain-containing protein — translation MSHLTKTQAQARADQVRAFRAEQSLLSAQGLLRLPEEDAVHIQRYHDNLLHELQQAQDVDLSDGARHLSLGMQIVSFLGAAALAASLFFLFYQYWGYFATTTQVVILIAAPLLSLAGAYWVRQFDASGYYAKLAGLVSFASWVLNIVMLGSIFNVTPSPNAFAVFALYGFLLAYLLQVRLLLAAAMICSFIFIGAKFGTWMGSYWIYVGENPEHFFLPALFFFALPQWINQTRYHGFAAIYQLLSVVVFFIALLILANWAGSSYLPWSPNVIEGCYQIVGFVASALLVLYGLRTGAANLMLAGNVFFALFLYTKFFDWWWDWLPKYLFFLVIGLTAILALMVFNRLRKLQQQTVAQQTIPTTGGQS, via the coding sequence ATGAGCCACCTAACCAAAACCCAGGCACAGGCCCGTGCTGATCAGGTGCGTGCATTTCGTGCGGAGCAGAGCCTACTGAGCGCGCAGGGCTTGTTACGACTGCCGGAGGAAGATGCCGTGCATATTCAGCGCTATCACGATAATTTGTTACACGAGTTGCAACAGGCGCAGGATGTAGACCTGAGTGACGGTGCGCGACATTTGTCGCTGGGTATGCAAATAGTTTCCTTTCTCGGCGCGGCGGCCTTGGCGGCAAGTTTGTTTTTTCTGTTTTATCAATACTGGGGTTATTTCGCCACCACAACTCAAGTGGTGATTTTAATTGCGGCGCCGCTATTGAGTTTGGCGGGCGCATACTGGGTACGGCAGTTTGATGCCTCGGGTTATTACGCCAAACTTGCGGGGTTAGTGTCGTTTGCGAGTTGGGTGTTAAACATTGTGATGCTCGGTAGCATTTTTAATGTCACACCATCACCCAATGCATTCGCCGTCTTTGCGCTCTATGGATTTTTGCTTGCCTATTTATTGCAGGTGCGTTTGTTATTAGCGGCGGCAATGATTTGTAGTTTTATTTTTATTGGTGCCAAGTTTGGCACCTGGATGGGTAGCTACTGGATTTACGTGGGCGAAAACCCCGAACACTTTTTCTTGCCTGCGCTGTTTTTCTTTGCGCTGCCACAGTGGATTAATCAAACACGCTACCACGGGTTTGCCGCGATTTATCAATTGTTATCGGTGGTGGTATTTTTTATCGCGCTGTTGATTTTAGCCAATTGGGCGGGCAGTAGTTATTTGCCCTGGTCGCCCAATGTGATTGAAGGTTGCTATCAAATCGTTGGTTTTGTGGCGAGTGCTCTGCTGGTGCTTTATGGCTTGCGTACCGGCGCCGCTAATTTAATGCTTGCGGGCAATGTGTTTTTTGCGCTGTTTTTATATACCAAATTTTTTGATTGGTGGTGGGATTGGCTGCCTAAATATCTATTCTTTTTGGTGATCGGGCTGACCGCTATTTTGGCGCTGATGGTGTTTAATCGCCTTCGCAAACTGCAACAACAAACCGTAGCGCAACAAACAATACCAACGACAGGAGGTCAATCATGA
- a CDS encoding Cof-type HAD-IIB family hydrolase, with translation MLANQKNCNTFVFDMDGTLLNEHHELSPLTIRALNELRERGHHLVIATGRHFMDIRAYLKQLGGGIATITCNGAMIHNGAGELIQRACLPLTINETLLPLGEACGVHLNMYTDREWLVNAPCESMLDAHRQSQFFYRQIPLQEMLATPALKILFYGENALLQQLKTQILTALPMPIHLTFSDEYYLEAMPNNISKGDALKTLAEHLQLPLANSMAFGDGFNDVELFRAVTHPVVMANASDKLKQLFPAAQAAARNHDDGVARFLLEKVL, from the coding sequence ATGCTTGCAAACCAAAAAAACTGTAACACTTTTGTCTTCGACATGGATGGCACCCTGCTCAATGAGCACCACGAGTTGTCGCCGCTGACAATTCGCGCGTTGAATGAATTGCGCGAACGCGGTCATCACCTGGTCATCGCCACCGGGCGGCACTTTATGGATATTCGCGCTTACCTGAAACAATTGGGGGGCGGTATTGCGACGATTACCTGCAACGGCGCGATGATTCATAACGGCGCGGGCGAGTTAATCCAGCGCGCCTGTTTGCCACTGACAATCAATGAAACCTTGCTGCCGCTGGGTGAAGCGTGCGGTGTGCATTTGAATATGTATACGGATCGCGAGTGGCTGGTGAATGCGCCCTGCGAATCCATGTTGGATGCGCATAGGCAATCGCAATTTTTTTATCGCCAAATTCCATTGCAGGAAATGCTGGCCACACCGGCGTTAAAGATTTTGTTTTACGGCGAGAACGCGCTGCTGCAACAACTAAAAACCCAAATACTCACGGCGCTACCCATGCCGATTCACTTAACCTTTTCCGATGAGTATTACCTGGAGGCTATGCCAAACAATATTTCCAAGGGCGATGCATTAAAAACCCTGGCGGAACATTTGCAATTACCGCTCGCCAACAGCATGGCCTTTGGCGATGGTTTTAATGATGTGGAACTGTTCCGGGCAGTAACTCACCCGGTAGTGATGGCGAATGCGAGTGACAAGCTCAAGCAATTATTTCCCGCTGCGCAAGCCGCAGCGCGCAACCATGATGACGGTGTGGCGCGCTTTTTGTTGGAAAAAGTGTTGTAA
- a CDS encoding very short patch repair endonuclease produces MVDITTPEKRSSMMSGIKSKNTRSELLIRKGLHRMGFRYQLHRKDLPGKPDLVFPKHHSVVFINGCFWHAHGCHIFKWPSTRVEFWKEKIGANKIRDERNIQACITMGWKVLVIWECALKGKFHRNPNEVIHTTANWLLYDSQSAEIKGKM; encoded by the coding sequence ATGGTAGATATAACAACCCCAGAAAAGCGCTCTTCAATGATGTCGGGTATAAAAAGCAAAAATACTCGTAGTGAGCTGCTAATTCGCAAGGGATTGCACAGGATGGGCTTTCGTTATCAATTGCACAGAAAAGACTTACCAGGAAAACCCGACCTCGTTTTCCCAAAACATCATTCGGTTGTTTTTATAAATGGCTGCTTCTGGCACGCACACGGTTGCCACATATTCAAATGGCCATCAACCCGCGTTGAGTTTTGGAAAGAAAAGATAGGTGCAAATAAAATCCGCGATGAGCGAAATATTCAGGCTTGTATTACGATGGGGTGGAAGGTTTTGGTGATTTGGGAATGTGCTTTGAAAGGAAAATTTCATCGCAACCCTAACGAAGTTATTCATACCACCGCCAACTGGCTTCTATACGATTCTCAATCAGCAGAAATTAAAGGAAAGATGTGA
- a CDS encoding YhcG family protein, whose amino-acid sequence MVQTYWQIGQLIVEHEQQGESRAAYGKQQLEQLSTRLSNEFGKGFDVTNLRNMRRFYEAFPIRETVSLELSWSHYNQLARVENLQARDWYLREAIQQTWSVRALERQIATLYYERLLSSQEKAPVEAEAKVKTQALADNPKDYLRDPYILDFLSLDSRINQEADLEQGIINNLQQFLLELGKGFAFVERQQRIHTDDGDYYIDLVFYNYLLKCFVLVDLKLNKLSHQDVGQMDMYVRLYEEQKRGPEDNPTIGLILCSQHNQTVAQYSVLKDSQQLFASKYLTLLPSEEELKRELERERQLIEGQIGEMRAKYDV is encoded by the coding sequence ATGGTGCAAACTTATTGGCAGATTGGCCAGCTTATAGTCGAGCACGAGCAGCAAGGCGAAAGCCGTGCGGCTTATGGAAAGCAGCAGTTAGAACAGCTTTCTACCCGCTTGAGCAATGAGTTCGGCAAAGGGTTTGATGTAACCAACCTGCGCAATATGCGCCGTTTTTATGAGGCGTTCCCGATTCGAGAGACGGTGTCTCTCGAATTGAGCTGGTCACACTACAACCAGCTCGCCCGCGTTGAAAACCTTCAGGCTCGTGATTGGTATTTGCGTGAGGCCATTCAGCAAACCTGGAGTGTACGGGCGCTTGAGCGTCAAATAGCCACGCTTTATTACGAGCGCTTGTTATCCAGTCAAGAAAAAGCTCCAGTGGAAGCAGAGGCCAAAGTCAAGACGCAAGCCTTGGCCGATAATCCAAAAGATTACTTGCGCGATCCTTATATTCTGGATTTTCTAAGCCTGGATTCGCGCATAAACCAAGAGGCTGATTTAGAGCAAGGCATTATCAACAACCTACAGCAGTTTTTGTTGGAATTAGGCAAGGGCTTTGCGTTTGTCGAGCGCCAACAGCGCATTCATACTGATGATGGCGACTATTACATAGATCTCGTTTTTTACAATTACCTACTGAAGTGTTTTGTTTTGGTGGATTTAAAATTGAATAAACTCAGTCATCAAGATGTTGGGCAAATGGATATGTATGTGCGCCTTTATGAAGAGCAAAAACGCGGGCCAGAAGATAACCCCACCATCGGTTTGATTCTATGCAGCCAACACAACCAAACGGTTGCGCAATATTCAGTGTTAAAAGACAGCCAGCAATTGTTTGCGTCCAAATACTTAACTCTACTGCCGAGTGAAGAAGAATTAAAGCGCGAGTTAGAGCGCGAACGGCAGTTAATTGAAGGACAAATTGGAGAAATGCGAGCCAAATATGATGTTTGA